The following are from one region of the Chloracidobacterium sp. genome:
- a CDS encoding glycosyltransferase: MQVSKPKLSVVIASCVGAPYIDRCLRSLEKQIATDDIECILIDRAGADLADRIESEYRWLKVFRRPPGESVPDLRRYGISQAQANFVAIIEEHCVAQEDWIETIMKSIEGNPAAIGGIVADADYERLTDWAVYFTEYNSYMPPGISGETNDVCVANCVYRRDLLLKYLPTTGSGYWEASLNKTLLDSGERFLTEPRLVVSRTVPSGLSYYLHQRYLFSRAFAGVRRDHVSLLFKLFYVFLAPILMPLLWARIASRVLASKRNVGKFVAITPLMVPIMATYVFGECVGFLLGPGDSLKKIE, from the coding sequence ATGCAAGTATCGAAACCTAAACTGTCAGTCGTGATCGCATCGTGTGTTGGCGCACCATATATCGATAGATGCCTTAGATCGCTTGAGAAACAGATAGCGACAGACGACATCGAGTGCATACTTATCGATCGGGCGGGAGCAGACCTGGCTGACCGGATCGAATCAGAATACAGGTGGTTGAAGGTGTTTCGCAGGCCGCCCGGCGAAAGCGTCCCTGACCTGAGACGATATGGTATCTCTCAAGCCCAAGCCAACTTTGTTGCGATCATAGAAGAGCATTGTGTTGCGCAAGAGGACTGGATCGAGACCATAATGAAGTCGATCGAGGGGAATCCGGCTGCGATCGGCGGAATCGTTGCAGACGCAGATTACGAAAGGCTGACAGATTGGGCCGTTTATTTTACTGAGTACAATTCGTATATGCCTCCCGGCATAAGTGGTGAAACGAATGACGTTTGTGTTGCGAACTGCGTTTACCGTCGGGACCTTCTCTTGAAGTATCTTCCGACAACAGGAAGCGGGTACTGGGAAGCTAGTTTGAATAAGACACTTCTCGATTCGGGCGAGCGGTTTCTTACCGAACCCCGTCTAGTTGTGTCACGTACAGTGCCTTCTGGACTTTCGTATTACCTTCACCAACGATATTTATTCAGCAGGGCGTTTGCCGGAGTTCGTCGTGATCATGTGTCGCTTTTGTTCAAGCTGTTTTATGTCTTCCTGGCACCTATTCTCATGCCGCTTCTTTGGGCACGCATAGCTTCGCGTGTGCTCGCGAGTAAACGCAACGTGGGTAAGTTTGTCGCGATAACGCCTTTAATGGTGCCAATAATGGCGACCTATGTTTTCGGTGAGTGCGTTGGTTTTTTATTGGGTCCTGGTGATAGTTTGAAAAAGATCGAGTAA
- a CDS encoding oligosaccharide flippase family protein, whose amino-acid sequence MSRSLFGNFLSLAGAEAFTKVITFVAFAYLARIFGPVGFGYIEWAGTVLMCTSLIVDQGFSAYGAREIAKFPDQTPRLVREIVTARVLLAGLGYSIIVIFALFFVRDESTKNLLLVYGLSLWTLPFLLQWVFQGQDRMGIVAVTQLVRQSIFVTAVFLLVSEVNDLVWVGIAELVGVGSAAMVSIYSYIRYSTKSVKLRPAFSMRLFREGTPIGLSQLFWVVKMWGATFIIGLVATAEDTGYFAAAMRIYIALHTFVWLYFFNMLPSLSRAWELGPVQMAAMLRKSIKIVALLSLLVGVIWIATAPFVMTTVYGPDFSPGAEALSWLGGACIAAAYSGHFRYGLIAAGYQSREMLAMGLGTLIALILIPIGYFYAGISGSAAALFFVECIVLFLSWLIAKRTILRRLGNSLSSTKTSLKSALGIVY is encoded by the coding sequence TTGTCAAGATCACTCTTCGGAAATTTCCTTTCTCTTGCTGGGGCAGAGGCATTCACTAAGGTGATCACCTTTGTCGCATTCGCCTATCTTGCACGTATATTTGGACCTGTTGGATTCGGATATATCGAATGGGCAGGTACGGTACTTATGTGCACCAGTCTTATTGTCGATCAGGGCTTTAGCGCTTACGGTGCCCGAGAGATCGCCAAATTTCCCGACCAGACACCTCGGCTGGTGAGGGAGATCGTAACGGCCCGTGTTCTTCTTGCAGGATTAGGATATTCGATAATCGTTATCTTCGCGTTGTTCTTTGTACGCGACGAAAGCACAAAGAATCTGCTTTTGGTTTATGGGCTTAGTCTTTGGACCTTGCCATTTCTACTTCAGTGGGTATTTCAGGGCCAGGATCGAATGGGAATCGTAGCCGTAACGCAACTTGTCCGTCAATCGATCTTTGTCACTGCCGTGTTTTTACTCGTGAGCGAAGTGAACGATCTGGTGTGGGTTGGAATTGCTGAGCTCGTAGGCGTTGGTTCAGCTGCAATGGTGAGCATTTATTCGTATATCAGGTACTCAACGAAGAGTGTGAAACTTCGGCCGGCCTTTTCAATGAGACTCTTCCGCGAAGGTACTCCGATCGGTTTAAGTCAGTTATTTTGGGTCGTGAAAATGTGGGGAGCCACCTTCATTATTGGCTTGGTCGCGACAGCTGAGGATACGGGATATTTTGCAGCAGCAATGAGGATATACATCGCCCTACACACCTTCGTATGGCTTTACTTCTTCAATATGCTTCCGTCTTTGTCACGTGCATGGGAGCTCGGGCCCGTTCAAATGGCAGCAATGCTACGAAAGTCGATCAAGATTGTCGCGCTCTTAAGTCTATTGGTAGGTGTAATTTGGATCGCGACCGCACCGTTTGTAATGACAACTGTGTACGGTCCAGACTTTTCGCCGGGGGCAGAAGCACTCAGCTGGCTAGGAGGCGCGTGCATCGCTGCGGCGTATAGCGGGCATTTCAGGTACGGATTAATTGCCGCAGGTTATCAGAGTAGAGAAATGCTCGCAATGGGTCTTGGTACCTTAATCGCCTTAATACTCATCCCTATCGGTTATTTTTATGCGGGAATCAGCGGGTCTGCGGCAGCGCTGTTTTTTGTTGAGTGTATCGTGTTATTCCTTTCGTGGCTGATTGCCAAACGAACGATCTTAAGACGGTTAGGGAATAGCTTAAGTAGTACCAAGACTTCGCTTAAAAGTGCTTTGGGCATCGTATATTGA
- a CDS encoding DUF2029 domain-containing protein has product MKSVAGEFIIDRLRTDTKNSQFRRLTYLLLLLILCIAIVGIALPAGLGWDFANFYDTGRRAASWQISDLYKPESLIDGEMPQGKLSFWGAPISALFYMPLGLFSAELALVLFKIQNTLACFAALYLTYLQNRRYLGSKITTDWRFAALFAGIVLIFQPIWSIYRIGGQTTPTVFLLFSIALHYYMREKFRLSSICIALALLIKPGFVFVLLPLGLVSGWKFLREILLIFTVIGLFSFFLLGWNVHYEFLKVMMLGSVKAFSWQYNSSLYVMVENLRFLPVDQVNPEIIGALLLLVKLSVVVLFGLLFWTSRTEHWTTASRSRFNFLMSITFCLMISQTVWEHYLIILFPLLAYIVANHTSFSLGARILVAIAIVMSFGQNIVFVNFLEAQVSFDTIPELVLIGLLKSCPLWLIFTFLLKYRVEFFRSFVHPK; this is encoded by the coding sequence ATGAAATCAGTCGCAGGAGAATTCATTATAGATCGGCTGCGAACCGATACCAAAAACTCGCAATTTCGTAGACTGACCTACTTATTATTGCTTCTTATCCTTTGCATCGCGATTGTTGGGATAGCCTTACCAGCCGGCTTGGGCTGGGACTTTGCAAACTTCTATGATACCGGACGGCGTGCGGCATCTTGGCAAATATCTGATTTGTACAAGCCGGAAAGTCTTATCGATGGTGAGATGCCTCAGGGCAAGCTTTCATTCTGGGGTGCGCCGATTTCTGCCTTGTTTTATATGCCCTTAGGCCTTTTTTCGGCAGAATTGGCCTTGGTTCTCTTTAAGATTCAGAACACGCTCGCATGTTTTGCCGCATTATACCTGACTTATTTGCAGAATCGTCGATACCTTGGGTCCAAAATAACGACAGATTGGCGCTTTGCAGCCTTGTTTGCAGGAATAGTGTTGATATTTCAGCCGATTTGGTCAATTTACCGAATTGGTGGGCAAACGACCCCTACGGTCTTCCTACTGTTTTCGATCGCCTTGCATTATTACATGCGAGAGAAATTTCGACTTTCGTCAATATGTATCGCTTTGGCATTATTGATTAAACCGGGATTTGTATTTGTTCTTTTGCCACTCGGCCTAGTTTCCGGTTGGAAATTTCTTAGGGAAATCCTGCTTATTTTTACGGTAATCGGACTGTTTTCGTTCTTTCTCTTGGGTTGGAACGTGCACTATGAGTTCCTGAAAGTCATGATGCTCGGCTCAGTCAAAGCGTTTTCTTGGCAGTATAACAGTTCACTCTACGTAATGGTTGAGAATTTACGATTTTTGCCCGTTGACCAGGTCAATCCTGAAATAATCGGAGCGCTTCTATTGCTCGTTAAACTTTCGGTGGTTGTTTTATTCGGCCTCTTGTTTTGGACGAGTCGAACTGAACACTGGACAACGGCATCCCGAAGTCGATTCAATTTCTTGATGTCCATTACATTTTGTCTTATGATTTCGCAAACGGTTTGGGAGCACTATCTAATTATTCTCTTTCCGCTTCTCGCCTATATAGTCGCAAATCACACTAGCTTCAGTTTAGGCGCGCGGATACTAGTTGCGATCGCTATCGTAATGTCATTTGGCCAGAACATCGTTTTTGTGAATTTTCTCGAAGCCCAAGTCAGTTTCGATACGATTCCGGAGTTGGTCTTAATTGGGCTATTGAAGAGTTGTCCTTTGTGGCTTATATTCACTTTCTTACTAAAATACCGAGTCGAATTCTTCCGGAGTTTTGTTCATCCAAAATAG
- a CDS encoding YvcK family protein: MKTRETEIHFRESRSQLKNIVKVVLFSGGRGSRVLSKELINHPQVRLTLAVNGYDDGASTGEIRRYLGDCLGPSDFRKNASRMARELRSCQTELIDILDFRLPVGCSNSEGLATVQMLSGRNFEPTTDWQTKLLEYSAKLESGRQSLLFTKLARFEKELGRGSRVFSFSDCALGNIVFAGSFLEMGRSFNDAIDDYCSLLGLPLGLIENVTSGENACLVALNRDNKLLATEADIVSSAKRNFIKDIFLFDRVLTSEEEAWAATATNEEIRRLITQRTKVPSVNPRLIDRVSEADLIIYSPGTQHSSLFPSYLTPGLGEAIANNLTAVKLLITNLQEDAEIPDSSAVDIIERAVFYLKARNTRPIPTPCLITHYLLNDHRQTKEEKPYVPLGRLESLEDPRLVRIGNYEEGTTGTHDAAKIVLPFIKSILNREESQNIAVWLLECDSLDKIAQTLLEAVRGGLDGLPFSTTFFYSFTESLDSTFTSLLPFDVRNVKTDGKSETDAFRKSLIENEFDYVLLFDSSGMYKGEEVVNLISSLTNPRFDAVWGSRRLSVKDIVESYKFRYRDKFLLGTVSFVGSHLLSLAYLFRYGRYMSDTLSAVRVVRASYLLDEKLEIDAPNFNQKLLCSLLEDRAELLETPVRFFPLSPDKVKRTTVLDGLLSLITVFTSVFRFKRSALRTEELLGSVFPSRRYPAAAERLIAKRKSQPKEII, encoded by the coding sequence GTGAAAACACGTGAGACGGAAATTCACTTTCGCGAAAGCCGGAGTCAACTCAAGAACATCGTAAAAGTGGTGCTTTTTTCTGGTGGAAGAGGATCGCGGGTATTGTCCAAGGAGTTGATCAATCACCCGCAAGTTAGACTCACACTTGCCGTGAATGGATACGATGACGGAGCGTCTACTGGCGAGATTCGAAGGTATTTAGGAGATTGTCTTGGACCTTCAGACTTTCGCAAAAATGCCTCACGAATGGCTCGCGAGCTTAGGTCGTGCCAAACTGAGCTAATTGACATCCTCGATTTCCGACTGCCGGTTGGTTGTTCGAATAGTGAGGGTTTAGCGACAGTGCAAATGTTATCGGGGCGCAACTTTGAACCCACTACTGACTGGCAAACGAAACTCCTGGAATACTCTGCCAAACTTGAATCTGGAAGACAGTCGCTTTTATTCACCAAGTTGGCTCGATTCGAAAAAGAACTCGGACGGGGAAGTCGTGTCTTTTCTTTTTCGGACTGCGCTCTCGGGAACATCGTCTTCGCTGGGTCTTTCCTAGAAATGGGCCGAAGTTTTAACGATGCAATCGATGATTATTGTTCATTGTTGGGTTTGCCTCTAGGGCTAATTGAAAACGTCACCAGTGGCGAAAACGCATGTCTGGTTGCCTTAAATCGAGATAACAAGCTTCTCGCAACCGAGGCCGACATAGTAAGTTCCGCCAAGCGCAATTTCATCAAGGATATATTCCTGTTCGATCGAGTCTTGACTTCGGAAGAAGAAGCATGGGCGGCGACCGCTACAAATGAAGAAATCCGGAGATTAATTACACAACGCACAAAGGTTCCGTCCGTCAACCCGCGTCTCATTGATCGGGTTTCAGAGGCGGATTTAATAATTTACTCGCCGGGCACGCAGCACTCAAGTCTTTTTCCATCATACTTGACTCCTGGTTTGGGCGAAGCAATCGCAAATAACCTGACGGCAGTAAAGCTTCTAATTACCAATTTGCAGGAAGACGCCGAAATTCCCGACAGTAGTGCTGTCGATATTATAGAAAGGGCCGTCTTTTATCTTAAGGCTCGGAACACTAGACCGATCCCCACTCCTTGCTTGATTACACATTACCTTCTAAACGACCATCGCCAAACGAAAGAAGAAAAACCTTATGTACCGCTTGGACGACTGGAAAGTCTCGAAGACCCGCGACTGGTTCGTATCGGCAATTATGAAGAGGGCACGACAGGCACGCACGATGCTGCGAAGATCGTGTTGCCGTTTATCAAGTCGATCCTAAACCGTGAAGAGAGCCAGAATATCGCGGTCTGGTTGCTTGAATGTGATTCACTAGACAAGATCGCCCAGACCTTACTTGAAGCGGTTCGTGGGGGCTTAGACGGGCTACCGTTTTCGACCACCTTTTTTTATTCCTTCACGGAATCATTAGACAGTACATTTACCAGCCTGCTACCGTTTGATGTCCGTAATGTAAAGACTGACGGAAAGTCGGAAACAGACGCGTTTCGGAAGTCATTGATAGAGAACGAATTCGATTATGTCCTTCTGTTTGATTCCTCAGGGATGTACAAGGGGGAAGAGGTCGTAAATTTGATCTCATCGCTTACAAATCCAAGGTTCGATGCCGTATGGGGAAGCCGTCGATTATCCGTCAAAGATATCGTCGAATCATACAAGTTCCGGTATCGGGACAAGTTTCTGCTTGGAACTGTCAGTTTTGTAGGTAGCCATTTGCTCAGTTTGGCGTATTTATTTCGTTATGGGCGTTATATGTCAGACACGCTTTCAGCGGTCAGGGTCGTTAGAGCCTCTTATCTGCTTGATGAGAAACTCGAAATTGACGCGCCGAACTTCAACCAGAAGTTGCTTTGCTCGCTTTTGGAGGACAGAGCTGAATTATTGGAAACGCCGGTACGGTTTTTCCCGCTCTCACCGGATAAAGTGAAGCGAACGACTGTCTTGGACGGTCTCCTGTCCCTAATTACTGTCTTTACGAGCGTTTTCAGGTTTAAGCGCAGTGCACTGAGAACGGAAGAATTGCTTGGATCGGTTTTTCCGAGTCGGAGATACCCTGCGGCAGCGGAACGATTGATCGCAAAAAGAAAGAGCCAACCGAAGGAGATTATTTGA
- a CDS encoding HAD family phosphatase translates to MEFELVIFDLDGVLVDSSSCHAHAFNDLWSLLELTGPSYESIAGRSTIEVIEQATIEKEPKPEQIAEWVAFKQQRAREYMVNREIAFEDSEKCIRFLHEIGQRLALGTGASRETAQMVLRRFGWETAFSTIVTGEDVVNGKPAPEIFLKIMDRMNILPIRTLIVEDSRSGLSAALASNAFSAIVRSGIQIQNERFIGSFPDIESMLRSIKEVL, encoded by the coding sequence ATGGAATTCGAATTAGTCATATTCGATCTAGATGGTGTTTTGGTAGATTCGTCGTCATGCCACGCACATGCTTTCAATGACCTGTGGTCACTCCTAGAATTGACAGGACCTAGTTACGAATCCATTGCAGGTCGCAGCACAATAGAGGTGATAGAGCAAGCGACGATCGAAAAAGAACCTAAACCGGAGCAAATTGCGGAATGGGTTGCATTCAAACAGCAGCGAGCCCGCGAATACATGGTGAACAGGGAAATCGCCTTTGAGGATAGCGAGAAATGCATAAGGTTCCTGCATGAAATAGGTCAACGACTTGCGCTTGGTACTGGTGCGTCCCGTGAGACCGCACAGATGGTGCTCCGACGGTTTGGATGGGAGACGGCGTTTTCGACCATTGTCACTGGTGAAGATGTAGTTAACGGTAAACCCGCACCGGAAATATTTCTAAAGATAATGGATCGCATGAATATTTTACCGATTCGCACGCTAATAGTTGAAGACAGCAGATCAGGGCTTTCAGCCGCGCTCGCATCAAACGCATTTTCAGCAATTGTTAGAAGCGGGATACAGATCCAGAACGAACGATTTATTGGCAGTTTCCCCGACATTGAATCAATGCTTAGATCTATAAAAGAGGTACTCTAA
- a CDS encoding NTP transferase domain-containing protein — MGRVLIIPAAGLGSRLQSDVPKVLFPVNGRPMIDYLIDLYAPFVDRIVLVINPSHSAIIDAYCEMYDRPFDIAIQVSPTGMLDAILMARNCVEKNLHHDRDQVWITWCDQIAVNPNTVKKLAVLAERCDGVIMPTVIRSQPYIHWVRNQSSMIIDLLQQREGDEMPKIGEGDVGLFAMTRRTYLELLPEFAARSGVGKKTSESNFLPFVPWVASRVEVVTFPVQNEIESIGINTRDELSLVEDYLNGITQTIDHRSSL, encoded by the coding sequence ATGGGTCGAGTGTTGATCATTCCAGCTGCGGGGTTAGGCTCGCGTCTCCAATCTGATGTGCCTAAAGTGCTATTTCCCGTAAATGGTCGGCCGATGATTGATTACCTAATCGACCTCTATGCGCCGTTTGTCGATCGCATTGTGTTGGTGATAAATCCGAGTCATTCCGCAATTATCGACGCTTATTGCGAAATGTATGACCGTCCTTTTGATATCGCCATACAAGTGTCACCGACAGGTATGCTCGATGCTATCTTGATGGCACGGAATTGTGTGGAGAAAAATTTGCATCATGATCGAGATCAAGTTTGGATAACATGGTGCGATCAGATTGCTGTGAACCCAAATACGGTGAAAAAATTGGCCGTACTTGCCGAAAGATGCGATGGCGTTATAATGCCCACGGTCATTAGGAGTCAGCCGTACATTCATTGGGTTCGTAATCAGAGTAGTATGATAATTGATTTGCTTCAGCAACGCGAAGGCGATGAAATGCCGAAGATTGGTGAAGGAGATGTCGGATTGTTTGCCATGACACGGCGAACGTACCTTGAACTACTCCCGGAATTTGCGGCTAGATCGGGAGTTGGAAAAAAGACAAGTGAGAGTAACTTTTTGCCGTTTGTCCCATGGGTAGCGAGTAGGGTCGAGGTTGTGACTTTCCCAGTTCAGAACGAGATTGAGTCTATTGGTATAAATACGCGGGACGAGCTTTCTCTGGTTGAAGACTATTTGAATGGAATTACCCAAACTATCGATCATCGTTCCAGCCTATAA
- a CDS encoding glycosyltransferase family 2 protein — protein sequence MELPKLSIIVPAYNEERFIRQLLEKVIAVDLSQFNLDKEVIVVDDCSKDGTGEIIGAFPGVRLIKHKRNTGKGGAVRTGINAATGLYLIIQDADLEYDPADYQKMVAALLRNQTAAVYGSRYYKYPGYSRIVNLLTGKHKRQSWLAYLGGQSLSFAACICTGHYLSDTVTALKLFRREVIVSLDLQSNGFELDHEITAKVFALGGQIEEIPISYFPRSKRDGKKIGLKDWFIAIKTFYRYRNG from the coding sequence ATGGAATTACCCAAACTATCGATCATCGTTCCAGCCTATAACGAAGAGAGATTCATTCGGCAATTACTTGAAAAGGTAATTGCTGTTGATTTGTCGCAGTTCAATTTGGACAAGGAGGTTATTGTTGTCGATGACTGTTCTAAAGACGGCACGGGAGAAATTATCGGAGCGTTTCCGGGAGTTCGTTTGATTAAGCATAAACGCAACACCGGAAAGGGGGGGGCAGTCAGAACCGGCATTAATGCAGCTACTGGTCTTTATTTGATAATTCAAGATGCCGATCTTGAATACGATCCTGCCGATTATCAGAAAATGGTCGCCGCATTGCTGAGAAATCAAACGGCTGCAGTTTATGGGAGCCGGTACTACAAATATCCTGGATACAGTCGCATAGTTAATTTGCTGACCGGTAAACACAAGCGCCAGTCGTGGCTGGCCTATCTCGGTGGACAAAGCTTGAGTTTCGCTGCTTGTATTTGCACCGGACACTACTTGAGCGATACGGTGACGGCACTCAAGCTATTTAGGCGCGAGGTTATCGTGTCTCTGGATTTGCAATCTAACGGTTTCGAACTCGATCACGAAATAACCGCTAAGGTTTTTGCACTTGGCGGGCAGATTGAGGAAATCCCGATTAGCTATTTTCCGCGGAGCAAGCGTGACGGTAAGAAAATCGGCCTCAAGGACTGGTTTATTGCTATCAAGACTTTTTATCGTTATCGCAATGGATAG
- a CDS encoding glycosyltransferase family 39 protein, which produces MSRFSSITRLAIVIVGVGTLCTAAFVASDGFIKYLLGIETKDLGWGPTLFRVLLAFHGILLVCVGIGWSRLTRLSNVETSEFSAKCDSRISVSTWTILIILSVIGLILRLWNLNSDLWIDEVFTLIDIVRLPFGEIVTSFASQNQHMLFSILAWGSTLLFGESPWSFRLPSVLFGVGSIWALFFLCHRLLGIREALFASALMTFSYHHIWFSQNARGYMGLLFFTLLATWFWFEALEKSEWSWWLAYAMAIVLGMWIHMTMAFVVAAHGLQYLLALLFPRLVGNDSLIERRAGIRPIAAWFLSVSCTLQLYALSLPEFLSVGLHEESKNSEWTNPIWVVTESIQGLSIGFAGVSVVILGGAFVAFGWLALLRKNARLAILTILPAILAGVTMLALGHNLWPRFFFFSMGFGIMIVVHGAMLLPEAISERVQILRNHPKLAHSAGVALVSLLIIASLVTIPRNYALPKQDFSGARDYVESQRLPGENVVAVGLADVMYPKYFAPGWAAVKTGDELEMIDRSDQKIWLVYTIPIEIKAFRPDLWTVIQRDYDVVKVFPGTLNGGEIYVCRKRDVNPSENGTSKQL; this is translated from the coding sequence ATGTCAAGGTTTTCGAGTATTACGCGTTTGGCGATCGTAATTGTGGGCGTAGGTACATTGTGTACAGCCGCTTTCGTCGCAAGCGACGGCTTTATCAAGTACTTACTTGGAATCGAGACAAAGGACCTCGGGTGGGGCCCAACACTGTTTCGCGTACTTTTGGCGTTTCACGGGATATTATTGGTTTGTGTAGGTATCGGGTGGAGTCGACTAACAAGACTGAGCAATGTTGAGACTTCCGAGTTTTCTGCGAAATGCGATTCCCGGATTTCGGTTTCGACTTGGACGATTCTGATTATTCTCAGTGTGATAGGTCTTATTTTGCGGCTTTGGAACCTCAATTCTGACCTTTGGATCGATGAGGTCTTTACGCTTATCGATATCGTTCGGTTGCCGTTTGGCGAAATTGTGACTAGTTTTGCAAGCCAGAATCAACACATGTTGTTCTCCATACTGGCCTGGGGATCGACGCTGTTGTTCGGCGAAAGTCCGTGGTCGTTTCGTTTACCTTCGGTTTTGTTCGGAGTCGGAAGTATTTGGGCTTTGTTTTTTCTTTGCCATCGACTTCTGGGTATTCGAGAAGCACTTTTCGCAAGTGCGTTAATGACGTTTTCTTATCACCACATTTGGTTTTCGCAAAACGCTCGCGGTTACATGGGGCTTCTATTCTTCACACTTTTGGCAACGTGGTTTTGGTTCGAAGCTCTGGAGAAAAGCGAATGGAGTTGGTGGTTGGCGTACGCCATGGCGATCGTTCTCGGAATGTGGATTCATATGACCATGGCGTTTGTGGTAGCCGCGCACGGGCTTCAGTATCTGCTTGCATTGTTGTTTCCACGGCTGGTGGGAAATGATTCCCTAATTGAGAGACGGGCCGGGATAAGGCCGATCGCGGCATGGTTTTTAAGCGTATCTTGTACGCTGCAGCTGTACGCCCTTTCGCTGCCGGAGTTTTTGAGCGTCGGGCTCCACGAAGAATCGAAAAATTCCGAATGGACGAACCCGATCTGGGTCGTAACCGAGAGTATTCAAGGTCTGAGCATTGGTTTTGCGGGAGTTTCGGTGGTGATCTTAGGCGGAGCATTCGTAGCGTTTGGCTGGTTGGCCCTTCTACGCAAAAACGCTCGACTGGCGATTCTAACGATCTTACCTGCAATATTGGCCGGGGTGACAATGCTTGCACTTGGACACAATCTCTGGCCACGATTCTTTTTCTTCTCGATGGGTTTCGGAATAATGATCGTTGTTCACGGTGCAATGTTGCTGCCGGAAGCGATCTCCGAAAGAGTGCAAATTCTTCGTAATCACCCCAAATTAGCTCATTCGGCAGGAGTCGCGTTAGTTTCATTATTGATAATTGCATCTTTGGTCACGATTCCCCGAAATTATGCATTGCCAAAGCAGGATTTTTCAGGTGCCAGGGATTATGTAGAGTCTCAACGGCTGCCAGGCGAAAATGTTGTTGCGGTAGGTCTTGCTGACGTAATGTATCCAAAGTACTTTGCTCCGGGATGGGCTGCCGTCAAGACAGGGGATGAACTCGAGATGATCGACCGGAGCGATCAAAAAATTTGGCTTGTTTACACTATTCCGATCGAGATCAAAGCATTTCGTCCTGACCTTTGGACAGTCATTCAACGAGATTACGATGTAGTAAAGGTCTTCCCTGGTACTCTCAACGGCGGAGAGATTTATGTTTGCCGTAAACGTGATGTGAACCCAAGCGAAAACGGAACTAGCAAACAATTATGA
- a CDS encoding glycosyltransferase family 2 protein, with protein sequence MINIGQIKNFTVVIPAFNEGLAVRESVLELRELFAGSNVTPEIIVVDDGSKDNTAHEAKAAGARVIQHRSNRGYGASLKTGIIAASNDIIAITDADGTYPAKYLPDMLLELEHNDMVVGSRTGTDVNIPLIRRPAKWVLRVLANYVSNTKIPDLNSGLRIFRRDVAMQYFPILSDQFSFTTTITLALLCDKYAVTYMPIDYRKRQGKSKIVPWDAGSFAILILRVAMLFRPLRVFVPIAVLCVAYGVVKTTVDMLNDPNISASAILAFVSALIMIFTGMLGDAVATRLGRFNQYSAMGVRPKEYVEVQEDIFADPNDLTTDLQN encoded by the coding sequence ATGATCAATATAGGCCAAATAAAGAATTTCACCGTGGTGATTCCGGCATTTAATGAAGGACTGGCCGTGCGGGAGAGTGTTCTCGAACTTCGTGAGCTCTTCGCCGGTTCCAATGTCACGCCTGAGATCATCGTCGTCGATGACGGCTCGAAAGACAATACTGCACATGAAGCCAAAGCAGCCGGCGCACGTGTAATTCAACATCGGAGCAATCGTGGATACGGAGCATCGTTGAAAACGGGGATTATTGCTGCCTCTAACGACATTATCGCGATCACCGATGCCGATGGGACGTACCCGGCTAAGTACTTGCCGGACATGCTGCTTGAACTGGAACACAACGATATGGTTGTTGGTTCTCGAACCGGGACCGATGTAAACATTCCGCTTATCCGACGGCCTGCGAAATGGGTTCTTCGGGTTCTGGCAAATTACGTGTCTAATACAAAGATCCCCGACCTGAACAGTGGATTGCGTATTTTTCGGCGCGATGTAGCTATGCAGTATTTTCCGATTTTGTCGGATCAGTTCAGCTTTACGACCACAATAACCCTTGCTTTACTTTGTGATAAGTATGCGGTCACGTACATGCCGATCGATTATCGGAAGCGCCAAGGAAAATCTAAGATCGTACCCTGGGATGCTGGAAGTTTCGCGATCTTGATCTTGCGCGTTGCGATGCTCTTCAGGCCGCTTCGCGTTTTCGTTCCAATTGCGGTTTTATGCGTTGCCTACGGTGTCGTTAAAACCACCGTGGATATGCTGAATGACCCGAACATTTCGGCTTCCGCAATTCTCGCGTTTGTGAGCGCTTTAATAATGATCTTCACCGGCATGCTCGGCGACGCTGTGGCGACCAGACTCGGCAGATTTAACCAATATTCGGCGATGGGTGTGAGGCCCAAAGAATATGTTGAGGTTCAGGAGGACATTTTTGCAGATCCAAACGATTTAACAACCGATTTGCAGAATTGA